TTTGATTTCAACTTCTTCGTTGGGGTTTAGGGATAGATTCCACGTGATCGTTGAATATCTGCCTTCAGAGATTTTTGCATTCTCTGCCCTGACTTCTCCAGAACACGTCTCGACTATTTTAATTTCTCTCTTTGCCTTGGTAAAATTATAGACGATCAGTTTAACTTCTTTCATCCCATCTCTCTCGTTTATGTGCCTTTCCACATGCAAATAGCCCATTATTCTTGCAACTATTCTGTCCACTTCCACAGGATCTTTTTCAAGGACTTCGCAAACCTTTTTGGCTATCAGAGGCAGGATCTTTGCTATAACTTCCTCTTTTTTCTTTTTAGCCTCTTGTTTCCCTTTTCTGTCAATGTATTCCTTTAGTTTCCTTCCAACCTCTTGAAGAGCGAGCCTTGCTTCTTCCATGATCTCCGGAATTGGAGAGATCGCCTCCTTCGACTCAGAAGTGTATGGGATATTCGTCGAAGCAAGATGGATCAAGATCACCGCATTTCCATATGGAAGCTCTTCTTTCGTCTGTTCAAGTCCATAGTTTTTCCAGTTGATGGTTTCGACAACTTTTGTAAGAGCACAACCTCCTTGCTGATAAAGAAGCGGTATTTTGTTTGCAAATCTAAGAAGTATAACTTTTTCGGTTTTTATTTCACCACCGTAGGCAATCGCAGCCTCAACGAGAAATGGATGTCCCGAGTAAACTTTCGGCTTTCTCGTGACAGCATAAACGAATTCCGGAGAATACTCGGAGATCAGGCTACGCATTAAAAGCTCTTCGCCGATTGGCGAAAGGCAGTCAACTGGTGGCGGAAGGAGTTCAACGTTTTTGAAAGCTTCAAGCAACCTAACAGCTTCTTCTCTTCCAAGTTTTTTTGGATCCTCCTCCCCCGAAAAATTTGCTTTTGCTAAAATCTCGTCTGCAATCTTATCTCCGACTCTAACAAACTCCTCTTTAAGGAATTTTCTCAGCGTAGGAGTGTTTGTGAATTTCAGCATGTTCATCAGCTTTCCAAGCTCAATACCATGCGGATGGGGTTTTATTGACTTTGCTGGTTTTGGCATCTCGTTGGAGGACCTTTTGAATTCGTAAATGGCTCCATCAGGATCAACGAAGGTAATTTTTGCATGCGGATTCACAACTGAAGTCTCTTTTAGGTATTCGAAAACGCTCTGCTTTCGGTCTTTTACGTAGCTACCCGCTATTTCGAATTCTACTCTCGTGCCATGGGGCAGATACCAGTCCTCTTCACCTTCACTTTCGATGATTGGTTCGTTCTTCTTCGTATCTATGTATAATGCGATCTTGTATGCCTTCTCTGCTCCAATGGGCTTTGTAACTATCACAGCAGGCTTTCCAGTTGTTAGCTGTGCATAAAGCACTGCTGCAGAAATTCCTATGCCCTGCTGACCTCTGCTTTGCCTTATCTCATGAAATCTCGAGCCGTATAGCAATTTTCCAAATGCCCTTGCTACAAGTTCTTTCTTTATTCCTGGTCCGTTATCTTCCACAACCACCCTAAAATTTTCCCCAGCTTTCGAAATTCTTACGAATATGTCCGGTAGAATTCCCGCATCCTCGCAGGCGTCAAGAGAGTTGTCCACAGCCTCCTTCACTACAGTTATAAGAGCTCTTGCGGGATTTGTGTAGCCAAGAATGTGTTTATTTTTCTCAAAAAATTCTGCTATGCTTATTTCTTTCAATTCACTCATATTTCAGCGCCAACAACTGTCTGAGTTTTCGTGACCCCATTAATTTTCCTGATCTCGTCCACGGTCTTGTTCAGCTCGGAAAGGCTGTCTGCGTGGATTATGACGACAAAATCAAACTCGCCAAAGACGTGGTAGACATCTTTTACCTTTTTTATATCCTTAATTTTCACGTATACTTCCTTTTCTTTCCCCGCAACAACGTTTACAAGGGTAACTCCGACAACCATAATTTCAGGACGATTTGAAACTTTTAATACTTTCGTCGTCGATTGAGCTCATCAATCTTCTCCAAAACCAAGCTCTCTTTTAATTTGCTCGTAAAACTGGGCAAGGAATTCATGTCTTCTTTTAGCAAGACTTTTTGCGGTGTCGGTGTAGAGCAAATCTTTAAGCTTTAAAAGCTTCTCTTCGAAATGTCTGAGCGTTTCCTGAACCCCTCGCCCTTTCTCGCCTGCAACCATAAAAGCCCTTGCAACTCCAATTGCACCAATTGCATCGAGCTTATCTGCATCGCTTAAAACCTTTGCTTCGAGAGTTTTAGGCTCAATTCCTGCGGAAAATGAATGTGATTCAATTGCATGAGCCACCGCCTCAACAAAATCATCACTGTAGCCTTGAACTTTTAGAATTTTTCTTGCAAGCTTTGCAGACTCGATTGCGTGGTTTTCTTTGTCTCTTGCAGAGTCATGAAGTTCGGCAGCTTTTAGAACTATTTCAAGATTTGCCCCTTCTCTTATTGCTATGAATTTTGCAAGTTTAACCACTCTTTGCACATGATCTTCACCATGTGCCACAGTTTTTGTTGTCTTTGGTATTATAATATTTACCTTACCTTTTTAATAAGCTAAGGATAAGGCAAATACAACAAAAATCTAAAAGTGTTTTATAAAACACTCTTTTCCATCATCAAACCTAATTTCGCCCAGCTCAACAAGATCGAAGTCTGAGAAGGCGGACTCAATGAGCAGTTTATCGTTTACAGCCTTGAGCAAACCCATTCCAAGGTATTTTTTGCCTTTGTAAAGTCCAACGATTATGTTTTTAAACTCGGCTTCAGAGAAAATGAAGACATCATCGACTTCGTAAAGCTCTTTTAGTTCTCTGAGAATTGTGTGATCTGGATAGCAGTTTTCTTTGGTGCAAATCGCAAGAAATTCGTCTCCAAGCTTTGCAAAAGATAACTTGACACCAAGAACGGTTTCAACAAATTCTGATACGTCTTTACCTCTTAGAATGTCAGGTTTGAGCATAACATTCTCTCTTTTTACTTCCACTACTATCGCATTCCTCAGGAATTTCTTATAGCTCTCGCATCTTGCCTTTGCTCTTTCAATTTTGTCTCTTTTCATGACAAAGCTGTTCTCGACTTCGAAAACTTCCCAATCATCGAATATCTTACCTTCAAACGATACAACAAGATCGGGCTCAATGATCTCGAGCTTTGCAAGCTTGTATTCTCTCGCTCTTCTGCCTTTTACCCAGCCAGTTGTGTCAACGATTTTTCTGCCTTCAAGTTTCTTTAGCTCTTTCCAGAGCCTCGCTACTCCACGCAAACACTTTAACTCTCTGCCTTGCGGAGTAATGCTACCTACGAAGAACCCGTTAAGCATTTGGACTTGCGAAAGGTTAACCACGTCGCACGCAAATCCATAGCCCATTGCTCCCGCATGAGCTACGTCTGCCTGCCCGATGTCAAGATCAAGCACGTAAGCTCCGCCAACTTTGTTCGCCAAATAAGTTGCAAGAGTGCTTTTTCCGCTGTCAACTCCGCCGTAAAGAAAAACCGTCTCCCAGTCTTTCTTTGCAAGTTTTTCCCAGCTTTCGGGAATTGTGGACTCATTCAAGAGCTTGTAGTCTCCATTCAACTCAATTTTGCATTCCTCAAGGCAGTAAATCGGGACAAATTTTTCACTCTCGAAACTCTTTATCTTATTGGACCCAATAACTTCCGCATTGCCTTCTATTGCCACTTTTCCCTTTGCGAGAACTGTGCAACCCTTTGGAGCGATCATTTTTCAAAGCTTTTGAGTAGTGTTCAAAAAATTTTCTTCGATCTGTCAAAGTGAATGGACAAATAGCAAAGTTTTAATTTTATCTGACTTAATAAAAATATGGAGCTCAGAGAGGGCAGTATAATCAGTGGCCCTTTTTGGGGCGAGGCTGTGAGGGTTGAGAAGGTTGAGCC
Above is a window of Archaeoglobaceae archaeon DNA encoding:
- a CDS encoding HD domain-containing protein, translated to MAHGEDHVQRVVKLAKFIAIREGANLEIVLKAAELHDSARDKENHAIESAKLARKILKVQGYSDDFVEAVAHAIESHSFSAGIEPKTLEAKVLSDADKLDAIGAIGVARAFMVAGEKGRGVQETLRHFEEKLLKLKDLLYTDTAKSLAKRRHEFLAQFYEQIKRELGFGED
- a CDS encoding DNA topoisomerase VI subunit B, translating into MSELKEISIAEFFEKNKHILGYTNPARALITVVKEAVDNSLDACEDAGILPDIFVRISKAGENFRVVVEDNGPGIKKELVARAFGKLLYGSRFHEIRQSRGQQGIGISAAVLYAQLTTGKPAVIVTKPIGAEKAYKIALYIDTKKNEPIIESEGEEDWYLPHGTRVEFEIAGSYVKDRKQSVFEYLKETSVVNPHAKITFVDPDGAIYEFKRSSNEMPKPAKSIKPHPHGIELGKLMNMLKFTNTPTLRKFLKEEFVRVGDKIADEILAKANFSGEEDPKKLGREEAVRLLEAFKNVELLPPPVDCLSPIGEELLMRSLISEYSPEFVYAVTRKPKVYSGHPFLVEAAIAYGGEIKTEKVILLRFANKIPLLYQQGGCALTKVVETINWKNYGLEQTKEELPYGNAVILIHLASTNIPYTSESKEAISPIPEIMEEARLALQEVGRKLKEYIDRKGKQEAKKKKEEVIAKILPLIAKKVCEVLEKDPVEVDRIVARIMGYLHVERHINERDGMKEVKLIVYNFTKAKREIKIVETCSGEVRAENAKISEGRYSTITWNLSLNPNEEVEIKYLLKGEVLTKAPIVEGVDSTLLSTANFSN
- a CDS encoding Clp1/GlmU family protein, which produces MIAPKGCTVLAKGKVAIEGNAEVIGSNKIKSFESEKFVPIYCLEECKIELNGDYKLLNESTIPESWEKLAKKDWETVFLYGGVDSGKSTLATYLANKVGGAYVLDLDIGQADVAHAGAMGYGFACDVVNLSQVQMLNGFFVGSITPQGRELKCLRGVARLWKELKKLEGRKIVDTTGWVKGRRAREYKLAKLEIIEPDLVVSFEGKIFDDWEVFEVENSFVMKRDKIERAKARCESYKKFLRNAIVVEVKRENVMLKPDILRGKDVSEFVETVLGVKLSFAKLGDEFLAICTKENCYPDHTILRELKELYEVDDVFIFSEAEFKNIIVGLYKGKKYLGMGLLKAVNDKLLIESAFSDFDLVELGEIRFDDGKECFIKHF
- a CDS encoding Lrp/AsnC ligand binding domain-containing protein, with translation MVVGVTLVNVVAGKEKEVYVKIKDIKKVKDVYHVFGEFDFVVIIHADSLSELNKTVDEIRKINGVTKTQTVVGAEI